A single Saccopteryx bilineata isolate mSacBil1 chromosome 9, mSacBil1_pri_phased_curated, whole genome shotgun sequence DNA region contains:
- the LOC136312939 gene encoding chemokine-like factor yields the protein MPALQQEHHPFCCSVKGCVKMLRLALTMTSMTFFIISQAPEPYIVITGFEATITLFFIILYMLRIDRLSRCIFWPLLDIINSMVTTVFMIIVSVLALLPETTTDIVLGGVFGLLLVACSIADGALIYRKLLLNPSGPYQKKTVHDKI from the exons ATGCCGGCCCTGCAGCAAGAGCATCACCCTTTCTGCTGTAGCGTGAAAGGCTGTGTGAAGATGCTGCGGCTG GCACTAACAATGACGTCTATGACCTTTTTTATCATCTCACAAGCCCCTGAACCATACATTGTTATCACTGGATTTGAAGCCACCAttactttgtttttcataattttatacaTGCTCAGAATTGATCGATTAAGTCGTTGTATATTTTGGCCTTTGCTT GATATTATCAACTCAATGGTAACAACAGTTTTCATGATTATTGTGTCTGTGTTGGCACTGCTACCAGAAACAACCACAGATATAGTCCTCGGAGGG GTCTTTGGGCTGCTGCTAGTGGCGTGCTCCATTGCGGACGGGGCTCTTATCTACCGGAAACTTCTACTTAATCCAAGTGGTCCTTATCAGAAAAAAACTGTTCATGACAAAATATaa